In Trichomycterus rosablanca isolate fTriRos1 chromosome 2, fTriRos1.hap1, whole genome shotgun sequence, the genomic window ccacaaaacagaataaactCTAACACTGAGTTTGTGGATATTATGAGGAACATGGCTGCAAGACGTCCCTAAAACATTTCACTTATGGCATAAGTGAGTTATTACTTGTTAAGCCAGATGACAGCGTTAAGATCCAAGTGGTTCGTCGGCTCATCCAGCATCAGCAGGGTGGGTTCCATGAACAGAGCTCTGTTGaggaaaaaaacccaaacagacatgTAATAATAAGTACATGCAACCATGTCCATCAATACACTGCAACCAAATTAATTGACAAATTTCAGAATATTTCTGACCTAGCTAGTGAGACTCTCATTCTCCAGCCACCAGAAAACTTCTTCGTGGGCCTGTTCTGCATCTCCGGGGTGAAACTCAGACCTGCCAGGATCCTGCGAGCCTTGGCCTCTGCTGACGCTGCACCAATCGCTCTCAGCTCTTCATACACCTGATAGAGATGAGCACAGAAACACAGTGATGATCTGCACCCTCCGTAATTTAAACTGCAGTCTAAAGTCTGTGGCTTCATCTGATGAACTGAGCTCATGAAAGTACTTGGGGGTACATgtatgaaatataaatatatccaTAAAAGGTTTGAACCTCATAATTAAAACCATTAACAGCCTAATTAGGGTAAACATCACAAAACAATAGCTAGAGGAAGAAAAGCAACCCATTGACTTTGCTGATTCACTCAGCCAAATACACAAATCATCGCTGAAAATATGCTGACCTTCTCCAGTCTCTCAGAGACGCCGTCCTCGCCCTTGTCCAGCAGAGTCTGCAACTTTCTCTCCTCATCGAGCAGCTTCAAGCGCCGAGTATCTGCCTTCAGCACGGCCTGGACAGCTGGAGTGTCGTCAGCGACCACCTCTGAACAAGAGCAAAGCAATTTAACGTTAAGAGCTGAAAAGGTCTTCCCTGAGTCTGTACCAAGTGCTGCCAAAATTATTGGAAGCATTAATAATTAGGAGGTGTGTTTACATAGTTCTGGACACCTAGCTCATGCTCAATCGCGACTTCTTAATGCAGCTCTTTCACTAAGAAGCCAGCTTGATgcttaattactattatttatattattttgtgtATGACAGACATTAATACAATACATTTCTGCTATTGGGTGTGCAAGAGTTAGCTGTTTAAAAGCATCTCTCCACTTTATGACTATGCAAACTGGAAAAACCAAATCAGACACACTGGTACACCTTCTTCTCTGGTACACCACGCACCTGGCCTGTGTTGTCATGTTCAAACATGATAGATTTCATGATACTAAAACAATGCCGGGCACTTGGGTGgagcagcagtctattacgctagccaaCCACCACTAAGATTGGCATCTAGAAACTCAGCAATGCGATGAATTGGCACCCTGCAcgaggtattcctgccttgtgcccagtgtttccctttGGAGCCAAACCCACCGCAACCAGGACAAAGCAGGTGATAAAATCAGATGAAAATATGTTCAATAGCAGTGATCATAATCAAACAGTCTGCACACTTAAAACAAACACCATAAAGGATTTTAAACATGTAGTTTAACTTCTATGGTGAACGTTTTTATACACAAACATTTCCCAAATGAGTAGATGGTTTATAAGGAGAGAAATTGTGCAATGTACCTTGTTCACAGAGCAGCACATCAATGTTGGGAGGAATACTGAGAGCTCTGTTAAAAATATGCTTCAGTAAAGTGGTCTTTCCTTTCCtggaaagaaataaataagaatattGAGGCACCATTAGATACTGTAGCAACATTATCAGTAACCACATAAAGAACCTTTCATAGATTTTTTTGAATATGTTAATACATCACTGGTCACATTTCTGCTACACTGGCTTAGAAATTTGCAGGAGATGCTATAACAGAGCAGTTCTCAAGCTTGGGTTTAGGACTAGAGATGTCAATGACTAGTTGTTTAACCAGTAACCGACCCAAAAGTCATTGCTTTATTGCAGGGCCCTTAACCgaccagcagaggccgcaatgtTAGAAAGGGACGCACATACTTTGATAGTCGTTAGTTTAGGGTGTATATTTAATCAGGAATTCCTCATACTTAGTCTATAAAGCTTGTCCAGAAAACAAAAGTCTACTTTTCTGTGTGCTTTTTTGACTTAACACAACACAGTGGTTGCTCTAATTTGTACAAAGCATCACAAACagcaaatgtaattatttataatcaCATTCAGCAGAATTGGCACTTCTTTAATGTATTAAGCACCGTGGCCTAAAAAAGCCTGAAAATTCTTTTCACTGACCCGTTGGGTCCGACCAGACCGTAGCGGCGTCCAGCTACAATCAGGAGATCAGCATTGACAAACAGCTCCTTCCCATGAGCAGAGATACTGAATCTCTCCAACTGTGAAACAGCACCACAGAAGACATGGAGTCGATTTCTGTCATTATTTTACAGACATGAGttcaacattaaaaaacttaaACTATGTAAACAACTAATCCATAGTTACATTCTAAGATTTAAAACGATTTAAATATTGGGGGCcataaggggcccaacagctgcaactCAGCAGTGGTGGAACTTGAACCGGCAACGTATGATTACtcatccagtaccttaaccaccgagctacCGCTACCTCTGGTATATGTTTAATTCATCTATTTTTCCTATTACATTCTGTGTTGATTGCAATGtttagtttttactgcatttttccctcttttatctcacaatttagtcatttccaattaccGAATGTTAATCTGCTGCCACCTGTACAACCCCAATCTGATCAAGGAAAGCCAGATGACCACACGTCTCTCTGATACATCCATCACCTGTCAGCGCTGGGCTCAGAGAGCCATGTTAGGCTCTAATCTAGTTagattttagacatttgtgggATTGGTTTGTTTGAATCTTAACGCCttgtcagctgctatggctattatcatggctgaataaaAGGTCCCATCTCTAAAAAGTTAAAGTGGGGGTCAAAATGTTTCTTTATAAGAATTTAAAATACTTTGTTGTTTAAGTAACTGTGAAGGTGATTGATTGAAGTCCGGTTGCATCTAAGAATTTTAGCAGTTTTTTGGAGGACTGTGCTGAAGATTAGGGGATTAGAGGAAATTAAATAACAGCTCAAATCAACACATACGGACCTTAATATCAGACGCGTTCTCCAGCATGGCTTGTCGTGAAGACATTTCAGCCTGAGAAACTGAGAAATCTCCCTCAGCGGAGTTCTGAGCCCGGACACTCGCCACTTGTCGCTCATATTCCATCTGTAACACAAAAAACATTGCATTTATAAAACTGTgtaacaaaaacatttacagtCATGTTGAATCCACTGTAACCACAATACTCTATATGTCCTGCTCAtgaccttcattcctgcatatTGTGCTGATCTTATAATGTAGTGAAGCACAAACTGGGCACTTTGTTCAGCATGGCAGGACTTCGTCGTATCCTATTATTAACGTTTTGCTCTAATCCTTGTGTACTGTTTCACATAAATGATTTAAACATATAATCCTGAGTGCATGTaccattttctttttcttcttcttctcctttTTACTCAGGTTGGCGAATGGATCGTTCTCCTGATCTTTATTCTGCTCCACAAGGGCATCCTCAGCGCTCTGCATCAGAGAAGAGAGAATGCTGTGAACACCCAAACAACATAACATCAcaaataatgaagaaaaacaattAGGCTACCTTCATCATCGAGTCATCATCGTCACTCTTCTCCTCCtcttcttcatcatcatcactcggTGGGCGGGCAGGCTTGCCTTTCTACAGGGAAACAGGAGAAAACATTCAGAAACAAGTGCTAAACTGCAGCCCTTTATGAGCTTAGAGAGTTCAAGAGCTACTCAGCTACTACAAAGACAAAAACTACCTGCACATGCATCCAAATGACTGCACTCATAAAAGCTACATGTAGTGACCACAAGATTGACAATGAGTGAAATCACACCACTTACCCGGGGCGGTTCTCTCCTGCCAGCCTTCTGAGGCTTTTCCTCCTCAACTTCCTCCTGCACACAGTCAGTCAGTGTTTCAGTACAGCCATTTCATAAACACCATCAAGCAAACTGGTGTTATGAGCCTATTATCATCTACCATCAAAAAGGTGTTGGAATCACTTCACCACCGTTATTAATTTTGGCTGAATCAAATAGCAGCTCTATATGTACACTTCTTGCCAGGGATGCCAAATTATTCTAACCAATGACTGACCTTTAAACAACAcccgcagagattctgaactcctcggttcgatacttggcgttgccactggtcggctgggcgccatctagtgggcataactggcagtgcctgtagggagggatgactggactatgtggacggggtcttcaaacactgtaaggaccctgattggtggctagaggtgcctgtgcaaaagtgcatgggtggaaaagggctccgttaagggctgcgcgtgggttGGAGGAAGCGTGAGCAGTGAAGTACCCTCCTCAACCGCAAAAAAATTGGGGATccttagcagcggaagacaaattgactacactaaaattggaagaaaaaacgcataaaaatatagaaaaaaaaccaccaccaccacccctgAAAAATATTATACATAAATTATATCAATTTATGTCCACAGGGTTTTGCAGTTCGTTTACAGTCTCACAAGTGGCTCAGGAAAACAAGCTTTTATATTTGGCATCATTTTTTCAAGTTTTAGTATTCTGTTTATTGACTAAACgttgggggaaaatgcaaatacaaaatgTGGCTCGGGTACCAGAGCACTCTATGATTGCTGTTCTATTCCTTAATAtcctttgggataaataaagtatctgtctaatcttttctttatttctttctgtgGATGCTGTACTGCTTGCCATGCTGTTTTACCCACTGCCCAAGCTTCTAAGGTCTCATGTATATGAGCACAAGCCTTGATTGACAAAATCACGCTTAAATTAGGTATATTTAGTGGTGCATTAATCTGGTTAAATGAACAGAGTTCAGAGTCTCTGGTTGTTATTTTTATACCATGAACCTTGCACGTGATTTATAGTCATAATTCAAACTAACATCCAGCCTATTCTTAACATTTAGTGCTTCAGTAACACACAGAACGTCTCACTTTAGCTGATTTGCTGTCCGTTTTATTGCCCTTCTTCACattcttctcctcctcctcatcctttttttctatttcctCATCGGGTTCTTCATCAGAAGCTTCCTGTTGGgatataaaatagaaataagaaGAGAAAATACTTTCTTAGTAGAACTATTTGACAGATTTGATAGATGAGCAATTCCACTCATGGAATAATGATCATCATGCAAATAAAACGATTATGAAAAGTTAGCGTTAGTATGTGAGATAGAGCATTTTCATTTCTGTAACACAGGGTTAGAATCTCCAGGGTTAgaaagaaatgtacaaaaaaatagaaaaggttagataagagaaataaaaaaattaacattcCTGTGTACCAACCTTAGCTTTTTTACTCTTAGCTTTATCATTTTTCTTGCCTCCGGAAACCTCCTGAATTACATACAAACAgttacagacacacatacacgtcCAGAATTTAGTAAAGTTCTTAGTGGTATGTACACTgtgttcaaaagtatgtggacgccacttggtgtttcagccacactaatGAGAAAAAGGTATCTGGAAACCTTGTTAGAATATGTTGGTTTTCTCGACAAGCTTTATGAATCCAGCAGAAAGATTTCTCAACACATAAGAGCAAATCCAGACATGAATAGTTTGATGACCAAAGAACTAAAATGTTGCCAAAGACACTTTAGCTTTAAATCTGTTCTGAAATCATTTGGGTTAAGCTGAAGAGGTGAGTCAACAAGAGAAGATCCAAGTGCCCGGAGGACCTGCAGAGATTCTGTATTGAAGAAGGCTCTCAAATTCCTTGCTCTTAATCTTGTTAATCATTATAGGTAAGGATTTGTTTCACAAAGTACTAAACTAGATCCAGTTTTGTAattcttttcatttttcttatttaaatgttaaatttcACATTTTCCATGTGATTAATAAAATATGTACTTTTTTCATAGGGTGGCAACATTTTTTAGGATGACTACATGTACAAAACAATCTAATTGCCAAAAaggatataatataatatataataatataatgttgaCAAAAGTTTGGGTTCACATTGTAATATTTGTTTTAATGGATGGAAGTTTCTTCTTTTAAGCAAACGTGGACACCAGACTAAATAGTTTGATTACTGGGCTCAAACCTGGATGTCTTTACTGAACTGAAATCATATATAAGATATTTTTGCATGCTGTTTACAGTTTACATATGCagttaaacacctcaatgtgcAAAAATGGCAATGCTCCATGAATAAATACAGCTCTTCCAACAAAGAGATGAAACTCCACTTACCTTAGAGTTTTTGTTATTCTTCGGTTTATCATCCTCATCTTCTTCCTCTGTATCCTCTTCTTCATCACTCTGACCCTGACTGAGAGCAGCAAATATGTTGCCTCcctaaaagaataaaataaacaaataaaaaaatctatcaAAACTAAatagttaatttaaaattaattaattaataattagtcTTTTGCAAACAATGATGGAACGCCCCTGAATACCTAAGCAGTGCAACTTACCCACACCACTGGCACTAACAAACCACATCACAACAGATAGGGACTTTTGAATTTTGCTTTGGTACATAACCCAGAGGACAAGACATAAGATTCAAAAATATTTCAATatgtggactcatcagaccacaacaCGCGTTTCCCCTCCAtgtcagtccatctcagatcagatcagtCAGTGGCATTTCTGGTTGTTTATATATTGCTTTTGCTTGGGGTTTTCTGAAGTAACTGagtattttcattttaaatgtcgGCATTCATTACTGTGTTTTTTGAAATATTTGTCattaaacaaaatgttaaatgtaataaactgaATGAAGACTCACCTTGTTTTTCTTTCCACCCTTTACTGGAACTTTTACTGTAAATCAAatcatacaataaataaaaaaatattattaaatacaaattttctacatttctagaacaatattaattttattgtgtttaatgtaAAGAACGTTACCCTCTTCTTCTTCATCCTCATCACTGGGCTGAACAGAGAGTTTCTTGAGTCTCTGCATGATTTCTTCATCATCCTCCTCCCCTGCATCTCCAGCCTTCCCTTTTCGACggtccttctttttcttttgagGCTAAGGAGAAAGACGTATTAACAAAAGAAATATAACGTGATACTTATTTAGACTAAAAAAAGTCTGGATTGTGGAGTACATCAATCAATTCAACTCTGAGTTAACACAGTtcttttacaaaaacaaaaactcaTTTTGAATGTAACACAATGTTAAAACTACACTGCAAATACTGCCTAGAGTCTTTATTAGCCCACAGCTTGATATTTACATGatcatttacattaattttaattaattttggtTCATGTTTTTCTGATGAAATCTATGAAGATGAAGAACTATAAACAATACAGGTCTTCAAGTGCTGTCATTTCTTTGAGCTCCATTAATAGGGAAAACAATTAGATTTACCCAAATTGGGTCAACCAGAACAAAATCTGTGAGATAGTTCAGTGCCTTCAAACCCACCATGTTATGGTAGACCCAATGAATTAACAAAACGTGCTGTACCTGCTTTCCTTGTGTCTCTTTCACCACTGGCTCCTCCGTCTTCTCTGCCTTACTTTCTGAAGCAAGCTCATCAAAAAACTGAGAATAAGAAATCAGAAAAATAAAACCACAGGCACAACAGTTGGGGGGTGAATTATTGATCTACACTAGTTTATAGAATCCAGTAGTTCATTTACTAAACACAGCTTGTTATAAATATGTGTTTGTACGCATTTCACTTACACTCTTTTTCCCCTTCTtgtctttctttcctttcttgaCAATTTtttctgtaaaataataataaaaacgatttaataaaagcaaaaagCATCTACATTCACTAGCATGCTAGATTAGGGCAAGGTGATAAGCCAATATCTGAGGCTTTGAGTGTTCCCATGAGCTTGGCACAACATTGCAACTTCCTAGAGTTGACCATCCAGCCAAGAAATATTGGTCAGGGAGAAAAACTGATCAATCAGTAATTAAAAGAATGTGATCAAGTCTGGTAAAATTTATTAGTATAGAACTTTGTACAATGGATATTATCTCAAAGCCAAtgtaaggcagttgtagcctaatggttaaggcgctgggctagtaatgaaaaggtcactggttcaagccccaccactgactgtttgccactgttgggcacttaagCAAGatccttaactctcaattgcttagacaatatactctcACAACACTGTAAGTCACAAAGTTTCTGTGATTCTGATTCAGCAAatgttaaacctttatttatttatttatttatatacttattagaattttaacgtcatgttttacacactgtggttacattcatgtcagggcagttaattactggttacacaatattgatcatgtcaaacacagtcatggacaatttagtgtccccaattaacctgactgcatgtctttggaatgtgggaggaaaccagagcacccgggggaaacccacagttatagcctagtggttagggtgctggactagtaatcaaaaggttgctggttcaagccctaccactgccaggttgtcactgttggaccatTGAGCAaggacccttaattgcttagacaatatactgtcacagtaatgtaagtcgatTTAGATAAAagccgtctgctaaatgccgaaaatataaatgtaaatgaagcagGTGATGCAGTAAACTGATTCGTGATTCTGATTCAGCACGTTGGACCTTAATGAAAAGTTTAAACCAGATTAAAGGCTCGATCTTCTGTTAGTTTTACAACACACAATAATCTGCTGATTACTCGATACATTCAGTTCAACTACAAGAATACAAGCCAGTACTCAGAGTCAGTCAGTGTTAGATGTCATACTGGTGCTGCTGGTATTCACTGGTACTGTTAGACCTCATGTCCAGAACAATCACACTTTACCTGACTGGGCTTCATCATCACCCTCCCATTCAGCCACTTCTTTTGATTTCTTGGGCATTTTCGTCTCCTTTCAGCAGGAACTAATAAAGCCGATGGTAACAGCGGGTGAATCTGAGATACAGAACGGAATGTACACGAACTAATACGCGGCGCACATGCGGCCTACACTGCTCCTGCTCTGCGCCACTGAGCAACTGAAGCCGGTACTGTTAGAAATCACAGCGCCCCTGCAGGCTGGATGAAGTTTCAcactttcacactacacgactgattggtgatagggggtttcacactacaccatctatcaccaactggaaacacaggcttctctggtctcccaaattatgttttgtcacgaaaacaaatgcaagaagtgacgaggggtttaatgataccacgtccaaaaacacatcaacaataagcgagcgatcaaagtttgtgcgctgatgtgcagcgtaaaaacaaggagaaaaaattattgaatctgagtggatttggctacgtgaacagcagggattgttctgtagtgagttggaggttaataaatattttttgcaatgcagcgttggtgttttgtagagaacgataaggtcataaatactgtaaaacttgtatgtgctgatgtattctggtataaactatattatgtccctgtcccacctttttacactcctctccgGCGTTtccccctcacaccgtatcttgcgttctcattggctgttcgacatagcactcattgcggTGTTTGGCAACTcagttgggcaactcagatccagatatttcatgtgctagatatctctcttcgagagagatatctagcacgGAGATATCtagctcggatcgagttgttgaacagttcacgcATAGCGATTGAGaaccgagtttcgatcgccgagcaaacaccgagttgctcccaaaccggcaaatctagcgtTGACCAGTCgacaagcgaaaatcagggcaaaaatcatgtagtgtgaactaggcataatctGTAGTCTCTAATAAAATTATCTTGATTAACTTTATAAACCTCTATTTACCTTTTTTAATCTCTCTGTTAGTCTTGattaaactacagtatatttaacTGTATTAATCGATATTAATCC contains:
- the abcf1 gene encoding ATP-binding cassette sub-family F member 1 is translated as MPKKSKEVAEWEGDDEAQSEKIVKKGKKDKKGKKSFFDELASESKAEKTEEPVVKETQGKQPQKKKKDRRKGKAGDAGEEDDEEIMQRLKKLSVQPSDEDEEEEVKVPVKGGKKNKGGNIFAALSQGQSDEEEDTEEEDEDDKPKNNKNSKEVSGGKKNDKAKSKKAKEASDEEPDEEIEKKDEEEEKNVKKGNKTDSKSAKEEVEEEKPQKAGRREPPRKGKPARPPSDDDEEEEEKSDDDDSMMKSAEDALVEQNKDQENDPFANLSKKEKKKKKKMMEYERQVASVRAQNSAEGDFSVSQAEMSSRQAMLENASDIKLERFSISAHGKELFVNADLLIVAGRRYGLVGPNGKGKTTLLKHIFNRALSIPPNIDVLLCEQEVVADDTPAVQAVLKADTRRLKLLDEERKLQTLLDKGEDGVSERLEKVYEELRAIGAASAEAKARRILAGLSFTPEMQNRPTKKFSGGWRMRVSLARALFMEPTLLMLDEPTNHLDLNAVIWLNNYLQGWKKTLLIVSHDQSFLDDVCTDIIHLDNQKLYYYRGNYLTFKKMYVQKQKELLKQYEKQEKKLKDLKAGGKSTKQAEKQTKEALTRKQQKGKKKGQEEESHEAQELLKRPKEYTVKFTFPNPPPLSPPVLGLHSVDFGYESQKPLFKNIDFGIDMESRICIVGPNGVGKSTLLLLLTGKLTPTRGEMRMNHRLKVGFFNQQYADQLKMEEAPTEYLQRNFNLPYQDSRKCLGRFGLESHAHTIQISKLSGGQKARVVFAELSCRQPDVLILDEPTNNLDIESIDALSEAINEYKGAVIIVSHDARLITETQCQMWVVEDRKVNQIDGDFDEYKREVLEALGETLVNKQKV